In a single window of the Desulfovibrio mangrovi genome:
- a CDS encoding alpha/beta hydrolase family protein, with amino-acid sequence MERVSLCRVGCAGTFGVAAGRRLCAVALGICLCLGLSLLLAGTAHALGARDGVNRVGLHILNEWEEHSGARIAIYVWYPTVRPERSVFLDPYAISAAREGKPEEGKFPVILLSHASAESGLSHHDSAEFLVRKGFIVVAPTHPGDNYLDTSRIYTEHQVTDRPYHLQLALDAVQAHPEIGPVADMSNVGVIGYGTGAAAAMLLAGAMPDTEGLRSYCTKAKPDDPYCSDWAHARLALFMNKTAEELQPAGGRPWHDPRVKCVALLAPAYGMLFNAQGVASMQVPSILIEAERDAMNWPELHAQYLRTLLPEKTSYFILSDATSFTLHAICSERMRTNYPAVCRDSEKVDRKAVHKAVNDILLRFFGKKLQGKVLSE; translated from the coding sequence ATGGAAAGAGTCTCTTTGTGTCGGGTGGGTTGTGCCGGAACGTTTGGTGTTGCAGCAGGGCGCAGGTTGTGCGCGGTTGCCTTGGGTATTTGCCTTTGTCTCGGGCTGAGTCTGCTGCTTGCCGGAACGGCGCATGCCCTTGGCGCGCGTGATGGCGTGAACAGGGTGGGGCTGCACATCCTGAATGAATGGGAAGAGCACTCCGGCGCGCGTATAGCCATTTATGTATGGTATCCCACCGTCAGGCCGGAACGTTCCGTCTTTCTGGACCCTTACGCCATTTCTGCGGCACGCGAGGGAAAGCCTGAGGAGGGCAAGTTCCCAGTCATTCTGCTCTCGCATGCTTCGGCAGAATCCGGTCTGTCTCATCATGATTCAGCCGAGTTTCTGGTACGCAAGGGATTCATTGTCGTCGCTCCGACGCATCCCGGGGACAACTATCTCGATACCTCACGCATCTACACAGAGCATCAGGTGACAGACAGACCCTACCATCTTCAGCTGGCACTTGATGCCGTTCAGGCCCACCCCGAAATCGGTCCGGTGGCGGACATGAGCAACGTCGGCGTGATCGGTTATGGAACGGGCGCTGCCGCAGCCATGCTGCTGGCAGGAGCCATGCCGGATACGGAAGGGCTCCGTTCGTACTGCACTAAAGCCAAGCCGGATGATCCGTATTGTTCGGACTGGGCTCATGCCCGACTGGCCCTTTTCATGAACAAGACAGCAGAAGAATTGCAGCCTGCGGGCGGCCGTCCGTGGCATGATCCACGGGTGAAGTGTGTCGCGCTCCTGGCTCCGGCATACGGCATGCTGTTCAATGCACAAGGCGTGGCGTCCATGCAGGTGCCTTCCATCCTGATCGAAGCCGAGCGCGATGCCATGAACTGGCCGGAACTGCATGCCCAGTATTTGCGCACCCTGCTGCCTGAGAAGACAAGCTATTTCATCCTGTCTGATGCCACCAGCTTTACGTTGCATGCCATATGTTCCGAACGCATGCGGACAAATTATCCGGCTGTGTGCAGGGATTCAGAAAAAGTAGACAGAAAGGCCGTGCACAAGGCGGTGAACGATATCCTTTTGCGCTTCTTCGGCAAAAAGCTGCAGGGCAAGGTTCTGTCTGAGTGA